The Oryzias latipes chromosome 16, ASM223467v1 genome includes a region encoding these proteins:
- the LOC101163436 gene encoding uncharacterized protein LOC101163436 isoform X1, producing MFQFGKYNLDIIEMLSGHQAHQFKGLGLDRQLQHQQQVQLHQHQLQQQQQQAESSGALLSGLGLGPLQGSRGNAFSDSASIFAKMSAPPPPPLQQQPSSSQSSRSKSSKMSSSSSSHSSGYPQFLRSFHPSEAALAQEQLHPGVGRFEHFTGGSSSSGSAGGLGGLVTSAPPPPPPLHPGLSVPQASPGPSSSSPSPSTSVATSNIPSSSSAVSSLGHQLVGAQSDARSLHQQFSCMLAANQYFLSGVPANASLEQFLVQQGTHNHLGIGLSQSSGESSSSLAPPPALHSSHPHGHSTPQPQQASQQPPQQQQLPPHTLSHPHSHSHPHHPLHPGSQSSSLGSFDFQGIPVLSSNQIASLMQQEAGLPLPLPLHLSLSKEDGKGESSGGGSSSSSNSSRRKKAMAGYLPQRKSDSSSNSGSTHGHNSHSGNPNTNSNGGLSHGQPPALIGSGVGLASMAGDPSSLLASSSSSSSVVSSSSSSAPSSTAASVLVTNDSQLSKSDNQSSMQPGGTESGTESIYSCGDCGKSFPQLSSLRRHLRMHEPTTAGTSNTATTGPNPIHIKTQSDPSLPHSTQETPQPSTNSCPSPEKVFHCPDCGKGFKKKGHLLQHGVIHSSARPYGCSTCSRAFNRRESLTRHEKIHEEKPFRCPACGRAFRESTSLLNHAASGTCGKPGRGPKHRGSKTGTDGEDTIGVGGGGGNGGGGTYQSNRGVVYGKAEEEDGVIIVGEGEPKSGLGCDGLFQSGRGGNSNDRDRTDGKYPTDYSRNRYTGYHDEHRSQGNPSPCYSGASPCGSGMTGPALRKAPLAPTLHPHSQSHNQHHHPQQQPHLPLSSLLDDSEDDVTSSVNNAISAITAASNSGNRGDDRGDIIGGLLGGLGLGHLGSPSSTSGMDKSFRGTGSQEAMSSNPQNHIPKPKRPRKPRAKKEPAASGQPQKRRQYTPRMGSSGLPRTHLCSVCGKGFARRETLRRHDRIHTGEKPHHCTICGKYFREAFHLSKHQTVHSGAKNYKCTICGKEFGYSQSLRRHSKLHQKGELEEVPATPAPENLNSFNSNPQCSVAQDRSQNQATSTSSYYPYSQDIKPQDTNPQPPPPLHSQAPPPPRLYTCAICWKSFRHHFHLTAHHQTVHEGGGEKLFCCEVCGKSFAYSNSLTRHRQSQHGMTRTEPSNPQEGSSGSGDNRGSSDVNQSASENEAATNALLQMTPSNEAHGGQGLSVVTHSHQQGPPQPPGGYSPLFYDAAAAQSSASNAPSYSQPLPPNSTIMPPQHPHSPAGVKGEHIYPAGSRSRTLHTTAPFQPLTELPSTEHHHLHHHHHHLHSHPHHQSDTQSHQHFDCNIQLSQDEMKRHKKKKKKSERSDWRENKWESSDLVRFHGVKRKKTARGQLNKKQGSLRLTIKRGEGSGGGYKLVNTGGIKVQILSSLKVPVKRFGCPLCPNSVFSRKAGLLIHMVVKHPQKALSTQERLRCSVCGKQSHRPLAAYIHRASHRSRGTFSCRHCSARFWNATLLHRHKVSCHRRAKGLQREGSKRLTLSKRPEETQTYEGHEEMPFLQETYRY from the coding sequence ATGTTCCAATTTGGAAAATACAATCTGGACATTATAGAGATGTTAAGTGGGCACCAGGCCCACCAGTTCAAAGGCCTCGGTTTAGATCGACAGCTACAGCATCAGCAGCAAGTGCAACTTCACCAGCATcaactccagcagcagcagcagcaggctgaGTCATCTGGAGCTCTTCTGTCTGGACTTGGCTTGGGCCCCCTGCAGGGGTCTAGAGGTAACGCCTTTTCTGATTCTGCCTCCATTTTTGCCAAGATGAGTGCCCCTCCTCCCCCACCTTTACAACAACAGCCCTCCTCATCTCAGAGCTCTCGATCAAAGTCAAGCAAgatgagcagcagcagttcaagCCACTCTTCAGGCTACCCGCAGTTCCTGCGCTCTTTCCACCCGTCTGAGGCAGCACTAGCACAGGAGCAGTTACATCCAGGTGTAGGGCGCTTTGAGCACTTTACTGGGGGGAGTAGCAGTAGTGGGAGTGCGGGGGGATTAGGAGGATTAGTAACATCAGCACCTCCACCCCCTCCTCCTTTGCATCCCGGCCTCTCTGTTCCCCAGGCATCACCTGGCCCCTCCTCGTCTTCTCCTTCCCCCTCAACCTCAGTGGCAACTTCTAATATCCCTTCTAGCAGCAGTGCAGTCAGCTCATTGGGACACCAGTTGGTTGGGGCCCAGTCTGATGCACGGAGCCTTCACCAACAGTTTAGTTGCATGCTAGCTGCCAATCAGTATTTTCTTTCTGGGGTGCCTGCTAATGCTAGCTTAGAACAATTTCTCGTTCAACAGGGAACCCATAACCACTTAGGGATCGGTTTAAGTCAAAGCAGCGGAGAGTCGAGCTCTAGCCTTGCTCCGCCTCCTGCTTTGCATTCTTCTCACCCACACGGGCACTCCACACCCCAACCCCAGCAGGCCTCACAGCAGCCCCCTCAGCAGCAACAGCTTCCACCTCACACTCTTTCTCATCCTCACTCTCATTCTCATCCTCACCATCCTCTCCATCCAGGCTCTCAGTCTTCATCACTTGGTAGCTTTGACTTCCAGGGTATTCCAGTTCTTTCATCAAATCAGATAGCTTCTCTGATGCAGCAGGAAGCAGGGTTGCCCCTTCCACTGCCACTACATTTGTCCTTATCTAAGGAGGACGGCAAAGGCGAAAGCAGTGGAGGTGGTAGTAGCAGCAGTAGCAATAGCAGTCGGAGGAAGAAAGCTATGGCTGGCTATTTGCCACAAAGAAAGTCCGACAGCAGCAGCAATAGTGGTAGCACCCACGGGCACAATAGCCACAGTGGTAACCCTAACACTAATAGTAATGGGGGGCTAAGTCACGGACAGCCTCCAGCTTTAATTGGGAGTGGGGTCGGTTTGGCTAGTATGGCAGGAGACCCATCTTCCCTTCTGgcctcatcatcttcatcctcatctgtagtttcttcttcctcctcctctgcaccCTCTTCCACTGCTGCCTCAGTACTGGTTACCAATGATTCCCAGCTTTCTAAATCTGATAACCAGAGCTCAATGCAACCTGGTGGCACAGAGTCTGGCACAGAGTCTATTTATAGCTGTGGAGATTGTGGCAAAAGCTTCCCTCAACTTTCAAGCCTTCGCAGGCATTTGCGCATGCATGAGCCAACTACAGCAGGTACTAGTAACACAGCCACTACAGGCCCCAACCCTATTCACATTAAAACACAGTCTGATCCAAGTCTTCCCCATTCGACCCAAGAAACTCCCCAACCCTCAACTAATTCTTGTCCTAGTCCAGAAAAAGTATTTCACTGCCCCGATTGTGGCAAAGGCTTTAAGAAAAAGGGCCACCTCCTGCAACACGGTGTCATACACTCTTCCGCCCGCCCGTATGGCTGCTCCACCTGCTCTCGGGCTTTTAATCGTAGAGAGTCACTGACACGCCACGAGAAGATACATGAGGAAAAGCCGTTCCGATGTCCTGCCTGTGGCCGTGCCTTCCGTGAGAGCACCTCTCTTCTGAACCATGCTGCCTCAGGCACCTGCGGCAAGCCAGGTAGGGGACCCAAACATCGGGGCAGCAAGACAGGAACAGATGGGGAGGACACAATTGGGGTAGGGGGTGGAGGAGGCAATGGAGGAGGGGGTACTTATCAGAGCAATAGAGGGGTTGTTTATGGGAAagctgaggaagaggatggtGTAATCATTGTTGGGGAAGGGGAACCAAAGTCAGGGCTAGGATGTGATGGTCTGTTTCAATCTGGAAGGGGAGGGAATTCAAATGACAGAGACAGAACAGACGGTAAATATCCCACTGATTACTCTCGGAATCGTTACACAGGCTACCATGATGAACACCGTTCTCAAGGTAACCCATCTCCATGCTACTCTGGTGCCTCCCCCTGTGGGAGTGGGATGACGGGCCCAGCTCTGAGAAAGGCACCCTTGGCCCCAACACTGCATCCACACTCACAGAGCCACAACCAGCACCACCATCCGCAACAACAGCCCCACCTGCCTCTTTCTTCTCTACTGGATGACTCAGAAGATGATGTCACTAGCTCTGTCAACAATGCAATCTCTGCTATAACAGCTGCTAGTAACAGTGGAAATAGAGGGGATGATAGGGGAGACATCATAGGAGGCCTTCTAGGTGGTCTTGGTTTAGGACATCTGggctcaccttcatccacatcTGGCATGGATAAGAGTTTCAGAGGCACTGGGAGCCAGGAGGCAATGAGCAGTAACCCACAGAACCATATTCCTAAACCAAAGCGTCCTCGCAAACCAAGAGCTAAGAAAGAGCCTGCAGCTAGTGGACAGCCCCAAAAACGAAGGCAATACACTCCCAGAATGGGGTCTAGTGGGCTTCCGCGTACTCATCTTTGCAGCGTCTGCGGTAAGGGATTTGCACGCCGAGAGACCCTGCGGAGGCACGACCGCATCCACACTGGAGAAAAGCCCCATCACTGCACCATTTGTGGCAAGTATTTCAGAGAGGCTTTCCACCTCAGCAAGCACCAGACTGTCCATTCCGGTGCAAAGAATTACAAATGCACCATCTGTGGGAAAGAGTTTGGTTACTCCCAGAGTCTCAGGAGGCACAGCAAACTGCACCAGAAAGGGGAACTCGAAGAAGTGCCGGCAACACCAGCTCCCGAGAACCTCAACAGCTTTAACTCAAATCCCCAATGTAGCGTGGCACAAGACAGGAGCCAAAACCAAGCGACTAGCACGTCCTCCTACTACCCCTACTCTCAAGATATTAAGCCTCAAGACACCAACCCTCAGCCTCCACCTCCACTTCATTCACAAGCCCCACCACCACCTCGACTTTACACCTGTGCTATATGTTGGAAGTCTTTCCGTCATCACTTCCATTTGACAGCCCATCATCAGACAGTTCATGAAGGAGGTGGTGAAAAGCTGTTCTGCTGTGAGGTGTGTGGGAAATCGTTCGCCTACTCCAACAGCCTCACTCGACACAGGCAGTCTCAGCACGGTATGACCCGCACTGAGCCATCTAACCCTCAAGAGGGCAGCAGCGGGTCCGGAGACAACAGAGGTTCTAGTGACGTCAATCAGTCAGCATCTGAGAATGAGGCTGCCACCAATGCCTTGCTTCAGATGACGCCTTCCAATGAAGCCCACGGAGGGCAGGGCCTTAGTGTTGTCACTCATAGCCATCAACAGGGACCCCCCCAGCCCCCAGGTGGCTATTCTCCCCTCTTTTATGATGCTGCCGCTGCCCAGTCTTCTGCCTCCAATGCTCCGTCTTACTCTCAGCCTCTGCCTCCCAACTCTACAATCATGCCTCCCCAGCATCCACACTCCCCTGCCGGAGTCAAAGGAGAGCACATTTATCCAGCCGGATCCCGTAGCCGCACTCTCCACACCACTGCCCCGTTCCAGCCTCTCACGGAACTGCCCTCCACTGAGCATCACCATCtacatcaccatcatcatcacctccacagtcatcctcatcatcagtCAGACACACAGTCCCACCAACACTTTGACTGCAACATCCAGTTGTCACAAGATGAAATGAAACggcacaagaagaaaaaaaaaaagtcagagagGAGCGATTGGAGGGAAAATAAATGGGAATCCTCTGATTTAGTTAGATTTCACGGAgtgaaaagaaagaagacagCTAGAGGGcagttgaataaaaaacaaggcTCTCTGCGCTTGACAATTAAGAGAGGAGAAGGATCAGGTGGTGGGTATAAGCTTGTCAACACGGGCGGAATAAAAGTACAAATCCTGTCATCTCTCAAAGTCCCTGTGAAGCGATTCGGATGCCCCCTTTGCCCTAATTCAGTATTTTCTCGAAAAGCGGGACTACTCATCCACATGGTAGTCAAACATCCCCAGAAGGCCTTGAGCACTCAGGAGCGACTAAGGTGCAGTGTGTGTGGGAAGCAGTCCCACAGGCCTTTGGCGGCCTACATCCATCGGGCCTCCCATCGATCCAGAGGAACCTTTTCCTGTCGACACTGCTCTGCTCGCTTTTGGAATGCTACTCTCCTTCACAGGCACAAAGTGTCCTGCCACCGCAGGGCTAAAGGACTGCAGAGGGAAGGTTCTAAAAGGCTGACGCTTTCTAAGAGACCAGAAGAGACACAGACCTATGAAGGTCACGAGGAGATGCCATTCCTACAGGAAACATACAGATACTGA